The proteins below come from a single Oscillatoria sp. FACHB-1407 genomic window:
- a CDS encoding response regulator transcription factor, giving the protein MKTALTQHKQIKLSARELEVLKLIVEGYTNPKIAAELYISLNTAKTHVRSLMNKLGASHRIEVVINAIRHGIVEI; this is encoded by the coding sequence ATGAAAACCGCATTAACTCAGCATAAACAAATCAAACTCTCAGCACGAGAACTAGAAGTTCTCAAGTTAATTGTTGAGGGTTACACCAATCCTAAAATTGCAGCCGAGCTTTATATTAGTCTGAACACTGCCAAGACTCATGTTCGGAGTTTGATGAACAAGTTGGGAGCCAGTCATCGGATTGAAGTGGTGATCAATGCCATCCGACATGGAATTGTCGAGATATAA